In Cheilinus undulatus linkage group 3, ASM1832078v1, whole genome shotgun sequence, the genomic window GCTGGTGTGGACTGTGgagctgagaggagaggagtCATCCTCTGTCAGGTTGTTGTCAGAGGAAGACTGCAGCTTGTTGAAGTGGTTGATCAGTCTTGTGTGCCGCTGATCCTGCTGCTGCAGTCGTCTGAGGACACAAACGGTCATCTCCAGGATGTCTGCTTTCTCCAGCTTGGAGTCTGGCTGCTGTTGGAGGAACTCTGGAGCCAGGAGAGACTTGAGCTGCTCAATGCTGTTGTTGATTCGCTCTCTGCGAAGCTTCTCCACCAGAGGCTTTCTGAGCTGCAGGAAGAAGGAGAAAATCATTAATACACTTGTTCTATGAAGCATGTTTTGATAAAATAAGAGGTCTTTAAATGATTACGTAGTTAAGTTCCGTGGATGTTGTATTTACCTTGTGGTTGAGAGTCAGATGCTCCTGGTTGTTGGTGACGGCTGCAGTGATTGTAGGAGCCATGTCTGGATGTCTGTGCTGTCTGAGTCTCTGTGGAGAGAATCTGATCTCTGCTGGCTTCATCCCTCCTATTTATAGTCCCACATCTCCATATGAATGTGTGGGTTTGGGTCTGGAAGAAGTTTCTCACagtctcagccaatcagagagcttgGTTGTACAACAAAAGATTACACGCGCCAAATGGTTCAATTGGTAAAAGGGCAGCGGGTTAGACCTCGGGGGAACAGGTGGAGGACTGAGGGCTGAAGGACACGGACTTGAAGGCCTCTGTTGTGAATGTGGGAAAGTGTTGaccctgcagagagagcaggTCTGCTGTCTGATGCTGGGATCAATGACTTTGACTGAGCAAAAGCGCGAAAATAACAATGTGCCTATGATAAAAGCGCTTCAAAACCACATAGCTCAAGaatttagatagatagatagatagatagatagatagatagatagatagatagatagatagatagatagatagatagatagatgcaCAGGTATAGTTTGAGGCTTATTTCCAACATTAGCTCATCAAGGCAGAGATTTCTCCTTCATTGACCAGtattgttttattaaaacatgtATATGCAATTAGAAAAAGTCTAATTATTGTGTTAGTCAAACTAAAACAGGACTTTTGAAATGCTTGTATACATGTGAAATTGTGCTAGATTgtatttttcaaggcagataaATAAACCAAGAAAAAGCGGTGGGAGATCAATGTAGTCCTGCATGTATACAGTCAAATCAGACCTCAGAAATCTGCACATGAAGCACAGTTACTGTGGGAGACTTTTTACCAGAAGTCAATGAGCATGAATGCATAGCACATCATAAGTCGTGTTCTTGTTTTCCTTTGCACAGGGCATGCCCAACATTTTGCTTCCTGCAAACTTCAGAGGTCCATATTAACTACCATAGTGGACTTGCTCCCATCATTAAATCGATTCTCTTGCTGTGCATGCATTCTGGGACAAGGACCATTATCCATTTTAAACGTCCTTGACTATGCATGTAACTTAACTTTTTTAAGCTAATTTTATTACAAGACCCAAGTTGTTAAAATTCTCTAAGCTGGATGGTCTTTTCCCCTCTGCATTCCTCCGATCATGATGCCCATTATGTGTCTTTTGAATGGAGAGCAGCTCTCATGCTTGTGTCCAGATGTTTAGCAGTCCTCTGTCTTGAGTCCTGTTCTCTCTGTGGGTAGAAAGTTGGTCTCAGTTTCCCACACTGATGTCCAGCACGCTGTGG contains:
- the LOC121528130 gene encoding transcription factor HES-2-like — protein: MKPAEIRFSPQRLRQHRHPDMAPTITAAVTNNQEHLTLNHKLRKPLVEKLRRERINNSIEQLKSLLAPEFLQQQPDSKLEKADILEMTVCVLRRLQQQDQRHTRLINHFNKLQSSSDNNLTEDDSSPLSSTVHTSITKEKSPVNSALWRPW